Proteins encoded together in one Triticum dicoccoides isolate Atlit2015 ecotype Zavitan chromosome 7B, WEW_v2.0, whole genome shotgun sequence window:
- the LOC119341001 gene encoding 3-ketoacyl-CoA synthase 5-like has protein sequence MELVLLVDTLFLIWHDTSAHIRLFLLFLCATTAVILYLMNRSRTVYLVDYACFKPNANYRISKAAWIENIHHCRSDDNDNDNHRFLSRISERSGLGDETCLPPPHHYIPPYYCLSEARAEAELSIFTAIDDLLVKTSINLDAISILVVNCSVFNPTPSLADMIMRRYKLRDDICNVQLSGMGCSAGLIAVGLAKDLLQTASADAHALVVSTEIMNRTYYTGRKREMQVFNMLFRMGGSAVLLSTSGTKARFQLAHVIRTCTGYQDNAYQCVFHEEDDMGNLGLNLSKNLVDVAGKALKAHIITVGPLILPLSVKIAIFLSSISGKVLNGTAKPYVPDFCTAFNHLCVHAGGRAVIDAVQRSLGLLDEHVEPSRMTLHRFGNTSSSSVWYELAYSEAKGRMKKGDRVWMIGFGSGYKCNSAVLKCIQPANNADKAWQDCIYRYPIDVPKEV, from the coding sequence ATGGAACTGGTCCTCCTAGTAGACACTCTATTTCTCATTTGGCATGATACTTCCGCACACATCCGCCTCTTCTTACTTTTTCTGTGCGCTACCACTGCGGTCATCCTGTACCTCATGAACCGTTCGCGCACTGTATACCTTGTCGATTATGCCTGCTTCAAGCCTAATGCAAACTACCGCATCAGCAAGGCCGCATGGATTGAGAACATTCACCACTGCCGGtcagacgacaacgacaacgacaaccaTCGCTTCTTGAGCCGTATTTCTGAACGGTCAGGACTTGGTGACGAGACGTGCCTCCCGCCTCCCCACCACTATATCCCACCTTATTATTGTTTAAGCGAAGCCCGTGCAGAGGCGGAACTGTCCATCTTCACGGCCATAGATGACCTGCTCGTGAAGACATCTATCAACCTTGATGCCATCTCCATACTCGTCGTGAACTGCAGCGTCTTCAACCCAACTCCGTCGCTCGCTGACATGATCATGAGAAGATACAAGCTTCGAGATGATATCTGCAACGTGCAACTCTCTGGGATGGGCTGCAGCGCAGGGCTAATCGCGGTGGGTCTTGCGAAGGACCTCTTGCAGACCGCCTCCGCCGACGCGCATGCCTTGGTTGTGTCCACGGAGATCATGAATAGGACCTACTACACTGGGAGGAAGCGTGAAATGCAGGTGTTCAACATGTTGTTCCGCATGGGTGGCTCCGCGGTGCTCCTCTCAACCTCGGGTACCAAAGCTCGTTTTCAGCTAGCGCACGTGATTCGGACATGCACCGGGTACCAAGACAACGCATACCAATGTGTGTTCCATGAGGAAGATGACATGGGGAATCTTGGTCTCAATTTATCCAAGAACCTTGTGGACGTCGCCGGCAAGGCTCTCAAGGCTCACATCATCACGGTTGGACCTCTTATTCTTCCTTTGTCGGTCAAGATTGCAATTTTTCTCTCATCCATCTCAGGGAAGGTGCTAAATGGAACCGCCAAGCCATATGTGCCCGATTTCTGCACAGCTTTCAACCATTTGTGCGTCCATGCGGGTGGACGGGCGGTGATTGATGCAGTGCAGCGTAGCCTCGGTCTGCTAGATGAGCATGTTGAGCCATCAAGGATGACACTTCACAGGTTTGGGAACACATCGAGTAGCTCGGTATGGTATGAGCTGGCCTACAGTGAGGCCAAGGGTCGAATGAAGAAGGGGGACCGAGTTTGGATGATTGGGTTTGGCTCAGGATACAAGTGTAACAGTGCGGTGTTGAAGTGCATCCAGCCAGCAAACAACGCTGATAAGGCATGGCAAGATTGCATCTATCGCTACCCAATAGATGTTCCTAAGGAGGTGTAG